In Candidatus Dormiibacterota bacterium, a single genomic region encodes these proteins:
- the nusB gene encoding transcription antitermination factor NusB, with the protein MSARRFWREQALQALYAVTIGARDPSEAIEEILGSRASATHRTFVRELVLGTLEWTAQSDAAIAPRLEAWTIERLPAVDRCILRMAAFELRERSDVPAAVAINEAVELAKKFSTEDSGRFVNGVLSSIARSHERA; encoded by the coding sequence ATGTCCGCGCGTCGGTTCTGGCGCGAGCAGGCGCTCCAGGCGCTCTACGCCGTGACGATCGGCGCGCGCGACCCGTCCGAGGCGATCGAGGAGATCCTCGGCTCGCGGGCGAGCGCAACGCATCGCACCTTCGTTCGCGAACTCGTGCTCGGAACTCTCGAGTGGACTGCGCAGTCGGACGCGGCAATCGCGCCGCGCTTGGAAGCCTGGACGATCGAACGGCTGCCGGCGGTCGACCGCTGCATCCTGCGCATGGCCGCGTTCGAGCTGCGCGAACGGAGCGACGTTCCGGCCGCGGTCGCGATCAACGAGGCCGTCGAGCTTGCGAAGAAGTTTTCAACGGAGGATTCCGGGCGCTTCGTCAATGGCGTCCTGAGCTCGATCGCGCGGTCGCATGAACGCGCTTGA